GTGCAGGCCAAAATCTCCTCCGTCACCCCCTCCACCACCGCCCCCTGCCGCCGCAGCAAATCCCTGCGAGTTGGTGATCGTGAGCGACGGCGAAAACGTAAGCGCTCCTCCCTCGAGGAAAATGCCCGCGCCTAGTGCGGTACCACTGGAGCCTCCGGCGCCGCCATTCCCCCCTGCCCCGCCCGATGCACCGTCGCCACCACGACCGCCATCAGCGCCGGTGCCGCCGTCGGCGCCGTCAGCGCCATCGCCGGGCGTGCCCTTGTGAACCGTTCCGCCAGCGCCCCCAACTCCTCCGCGACCACCATTGCGCGTAGCGCGATCGGCTGCTGGGCTGAAGGAAAGATCACCGCTACTCCGTATCGCGGCAGTCAAACCGCTCTGCGCTGTGACAATCGCGCCGGCGCCATGGCTGCCAAGTCCTGCGGCGCCGCCACTGCCGCCTGATCCGCCCGAGCCACCGCGACCGCCGTCGCCACCATCGTCCCCCGCGCCCGCGAAGACCTGATCCGCGTCGAGCGAAACGCTCGTTAGCGCGAGCGTGCCACCGGCGAGATAGATGCCGCCCCCTTGGCCATTGCCGCCGGCGCCTGCGTCGCCACCATTACCGCCTCCGCCCCCAGTACCACCAACGCCCCCTGATCCCCCGCGTCCTCCGGCGCCCCCTTTCATGGCGCGACCACCGTTGCCGCCATGCGATCCTGTTCGGAATTGCGGGTCCCAACCATCTCCGCCGCCGCCCCCTTCACCGCCACCGCCGCCAATGCCTCCGTCCCCGCCTGATCCACCGCCGCCGCCCGTGCCACCTTCGCCACCGCGGGCTCCTTCGCCTCCTGCGGCGCTATTGCTGTTAATGCCGCCGCCATTGAACGTCACGCTGCCGGCCGCGATGAAGATCGCTCCCCCCTGCCCGTCTCCTCCATCACCGCCATTGCCACCGTCCGCGCCGTCCGCGCCGCCGCCCCCTGCTCCGCCAGGCGCGGCTGATGCACCGTGACCTGCGGCTCCTCCGTCACCGCCGACTCCGCCGAGCTGGCCCCAGCGAATCGGGTGATAGTAGGAGAACGATCCTCCGGCCCATCCGCCGGGCCCACCGCCTCCACCGCTGCCGCCGCCGCCGCCGTGGCCACCGAGCCCTCCATCGCCGCCGAGGTTGCCGAAGCCACCACCACCGCCGGCGCCGCCGAATACCTGATTGTTGGTCAACGTCGGCTGAACGAGATTCACGGTGCCGTCGGCGACGAAGATGCCTCCACCTTGCGCGCTGCCACCGTCGCCGCCATCGCCTCCTTCGCCCGCGTCACCACCATCGCCGCCGTCGCCCCCTTTGGCGCCGCGGCCACCGTTGCCACCGGCGCCGCCATTGGCGGCGGGCGTTCCCGCAGTGGTGCTGGCCATGGGATCGGTCGCGTTGAACCCTCCGGCGTCGCCGCCGAAGCCACCTTGGCCGGCATCACCGCCGATGCCGCCGTGTCCACCGGCGCCGCCGCGTTCTCCTCCACCACCGCCGCCCCCCGCGCCGCCGGCGCCGGCCGTGGCCGTATTGGCGGTGATCGTCGTATGGCTAATGGTTAGTTGTCCGCCGGCGACATAGATGCCACCGCCCCCCGCATCGCCGCCATCACCGCCGTCGCCTCCCTTGGCTCCTTCGGTAGCTGGCTCTTCGCCGTCGTCGCCCGGCTGACCCGAGCGGCCATCGCCGCCGCGGCCGCCAACTTCGCCGGTCTCGAAACTGGGATCGCCGAACTCACCGTCGTCGCCGTTGTCGCCTGCTGCGCCCGTCGCACCTGAGGCGCTGGCCCAACCGCCGGCGCCTCCATAACCCCCGATGCCACCCTTGACGCGATTATTCTCGACCGTCGAGTTGACGAGGTTCAGCGTGCCGGCTGCGAGATAGATTCCGCCGCCGTAGGCGTTGCCGCCGTCGAGGCCATTGCCGCCGGCTTGCGCGAGTGAGCCGTTTTGTCCACCGAATCCACTGAAGCCGACGGCACTGTTGCTTTTGACAATGACATTGCTGAGCGTGACTTGCCCACCATCGATAAGGATTCCGCCCCCGAGCGCATCGCCTCCGCCAAGCACACCGCCATCGAAGGCGTATCCGCCTTGGATCGTGATGTCCTTCAACAACACGTTCTGATTGACGAACTGATAGACGCGGCTGCCTGCGTCGGCTGTCACGATGGTGTCGGCCGCGCTCGTGCCCACGATGTGCAGGGCGCCGGGCGCCACAAGAGCATTGGCGATCGTTCCGGAACTGTTTCCCGCGCCGCTGGCGGGCATTGTGTACGTTCCGGCGCCGAGCTGTATCGTATTCGAGCTGTCGCCATTACTGCTGGCCAGCAAAATGTCAGCGGCCAGGTCGGTACCGTCGAGCGGCGCAAATACCGCCAGCATGCGGCGGGACTCGAGCGGTTCGAGTGCGAGCGCGGCGCGCACCGGGTGCAACTCGCGCGGCTTGACCCTTCGTTGGAAACGCATGGTTACCCTCTTGCTGACACGACCGTTCGAGACCATTCGTCGCGGCACGCCGATCGACGTCGCCCGCGGCGGCAACGCAGATAGTTTGCCGGATTTTCCTCATCACAACTATGCTCTTGGCGAAGCCGTGTCAACGCTTATCCGGGTTTCGAGCTTGCTTCGTCTGCGGGAGCCGCGGGGGTGAGAGACGCAAAGACATCGGCCAGGTCCGCTTCGTAGTTTTTCCAGCGGGCGACCGACTGCCGGTAAACCGGCTGCCGTACCTGCGTCACGCTGGCGGTCCGCACCACCCGTTTATGCGTATAAAACTGCAGGCAGGCCGGGTCCCACTCCAATCCGCAGGCTGCGATCAGCCGGCGGGCCACGCCCTCGAGGTCGTCGACGGTCTCTTCATAATCGACGTGATGAACCGGTCGGGGTAGATGCGAGCCCCAGTGCTCCATCAAGCGGCGGTATTGCTCGAACCGCGTCGTGAGATGCTCAGACGCATTGGCCCAACGAATGCTGCGGAAGTCGGTCATCCAACACGAGACTGCGATGTCGCGCAGGTCGCGCCGGCAATGGATGAACGTGGCCCGGGGAAACAGTGCGGCCAGGAATCCAAGGTACATATAGTTGTCGGGCATCTTGTCGACAATGCGCGGCGTCTGCCCACCGTCGAGCGTGGCCAGATTCTGCAAATGCTTCTCGGCGATGCGTGCGATGATCGTCGGTGTCAGCCTGGCGACGCATTCACGTGGCGGACCGGCGTGCCCCGTCGCTGCGGGCAACGACTCGAACGATTGGCGCACATGCCGTAACTCTCCCGCGCCATGAATCGCGGGATGGCTGGCCAGCACCTGCTCGGTCAAAGTTGTGCCAGAGCGGGGAAGCCCGAATACGAATACGGGACGCAGTGAATCCGATCCTGCCCCGCGCAGCCGGGAAAAAAAGTCGCTGCTGAACTGCGTGAGCACCATGTCGACGAATTGCCGATGCTCGTCGGCGGAGTATTCGCGACGCGTGCGGTTCAATTCCAAGGTCAGGGCGTTGGCCTGCCGCAGACATTCAGCGGCCCGCACAAAATCGCCGCGAGCGTCCAGGACGTGCGCTAGGCCAAAGAACATCCGCGCACGAGGTCCGTTACCGATTTTCTCGTCGGCAATGCGCTCTTCGAGCGCGGCGAGATCCGCATCGGAAAACTTGCCGCGCAAGAGCGTCGCCAGGCGAGCGTGAGGTAGCGCGAACGTCGGCTGTAACGCGATTGCCTCGCGCAGCTCTGCCTCGGCTTCGGGCAGTTTGCCTTGTTCCTCATAGACTCCGGCCATGCTCATCGGCGCCATGCCCCCCTCGGGCTGCAACCGAACGGCCGCCTGATAATGCTCGACGGCCTCGTCGACTTTCCCTTCTTCTTGCAGGGCCCAGCCGAGTGCCAGATGCGGTCCGGCACGGTCCTCTCCGAGTTCGAGCACGCGGCGCCAACACGGAATTGCTTGCGCTGGGTCTTCGCACTCGTCGTACGCTTCGGCCAGGTATTCCCAGAACGAGGCGTTTTCCGGTTCGAGTTCGGTGGCTTTCTTGAGCCACTGCAAGGCCTCGGCTGGTTTATCCTCGCGCACTAGCGTCAGGCCCAGGTGGGCATGCGCCATGGCTAGGTTGGGATCAAGGCGCAAGGCCTCGAAGTAGGCCACGCGTGCGTCGACGAAACGTTCGAGCCCACGCAGCGCATTGGCCAGATTGTGATGCATGGCCGCGACGTTTGGCTGCAGCCGAACGGCCTCCTGGCAATGCGGCAGGGCTTTTTCGGCGTCGCCACGGTCGAGCAGCATTTGCCCCAAGTTCGTCTGGGCCGGGGCAAATGCCGGATCTAATTCGACGGCGCGGCGAAAATGTTCGAGCGCCTCGTCGCACGCGTCTGTCTCACGCAGGGCAATGCCGAGGTTATTGTGCGCCACGGCGAAATCGGGCCACAGTTCGAGTGCATGGCGAAAATGCTCGATCGATTCGGCCTGCTTTCCCAATCCCTGCAGCGAGGCGCCGAGATTACAGAGCGCCTCGGGATAGTCGGACCGCATCGACAGAGCCATGCGGCAGCAGCCGATGGCGCGCTCGAATTGCCCTTGCGCGCGGTACGCTTCGGCCAGGTTGGCGTGAAACGCGTAAGCGCTGGGACGCAGGGCCACGGCACGGCCGATCAATTCGATTGCCTTGGGCTGATCCCCTTGCTGGTGATGCAAGACCCCCAGCAAATGCAGGGCATCGGCGTTATCGCTTTCTTGCGCGAGCACCGCCTGATACAGAGGGAGCGCCGCGGCCAGCTTGCCCGAGCGATGCATCTCGATCGCGGCTGCCAAAAGTTCGTTCGATGCGGACATAAATGGCAGCCGACTGCGGAGGCGGTAGAGGCCGAGAAAACGATTCACTCCATGATGCGTTGCACCACGGCAGGCAGCAAGATCGGCGACGAGATTTGGAAGCTATGCGCCGTGTGATCCGGTGACCGCGGGCGACCGCTTAGATAATCTGCCGGATCGGCTCGACCTGCTCGACCCCTACCAGTTTTTGATCCAGCCCACCGTAGAAGTACGAGAGCGCGTTGGGGTCCAATCCCATTTGGTTCAGGATCGTGGCGTGCAGATGCTTGACGTGGAAGGGGTGCTCGACGGCGGCCGCACCTAGTTCATCAGTCGTGCCGACGCTTTGCCCCCCCTTGATGCCGCCGCCGGCCATCCACATTGTAAAGCCGTAAGCGTTGTGATCGCGGCCGGTCCCCTTGGCATATTCGGCCGTGGGCTGGCGACCGAACTCACCACCCCAGACGATCAACGTTTCGTCCAATAGGCCGCGCTGCTTGAGATCCGCTAGTAGCGCCGCGATGGGTTGATCGGTATTGCCGGCGTGGAAATTATGGTTCTTTTCCAGGTCGCCGTGCGCGTCCCAATTGGCGTCGTTGTGCGATCCGCCGGAATAGAGCTGAATGAAGCGGACACCGCGTTCGACCAACCGCCGCGCCAACAGGCAGCGGCGACCAAAGTCGCGTGTACGTTCCTGATTGACGCCGTACATGTCGAGCGTTTGTTGCGTTTCCTGCCCAAGATCGATCGCATCGGGTGCGTACTGTTGCATCTTGTACGCCAGCTCATAACTGGCGATCCGCGCCGCCAGGTTGCTATTGTCGGCATGCCCGGCCAGGTGATCGCTGTTGGCCGTGTGCAATGCATCCAATAAATCGCGCTCGACTCCTTGAGTCATGCCTTCCGGCAGATTCAGATCGAGAATCGGCGCTCCCTTGGAGCGCAATAGCGTTCCTTGGTATGTGGCCGGCATGTAACCGCTCGACCAGTTTTTGGCGCCGCTGATCGGACCGCCGCTGGGGTCAAGCATCACGACGAAGCCTGGCAAATTCTCATTTACGGTTCCCAGGCCGTAGTTCACCCAGGACCCTAGCGCTGGGCTGCCGCTGAGTATCTTGCCTGAGTTCATTTGCAACATCGCCGAACCGTGAATCGGCGAATCGGCCGTCATCGATTTGATGAAGGCGATATCGTCCACGTGTCCGCTGAGATGCGGAAACAGCTCCGAGACCCATTGGCCCGACTGCCCGTATTGCTTGAACGTCCATTTCGGCCCGACGACGCGCCCTTCGTTTTTCGAGCCGCCGCGTCCCTTGGTCTTAACCGGGATCGTCTGTCCGTCGAGCTTGTAAAGGATCGGCTTGTAATCGAACGTATCGACGTGGCTCGGCCCGCCGTACATGAACAAGAAGATCACGCTTTTCGCTTTCGGAGCGAAATGCGCCGGCTTGGGTGCGAGCGGATTGGCAAATGGTGTCACGCCATCGGCCGCGCGTAATTGCGACGCCAGAAAACCGTCTCGGCCGAGCATGCCGGCCAGGGCCACCGATGTGAACGCCCCGCCCGCCTGCCAGAGGAATTCGCGCCGGGTGCGGCGGCAAAACGATCCATGCGGTATGTCGTTAGCCATGTCTGGTCAATCCAGGTAAACGAATTCGTTCAGATTAAGCACTGTCAGGCAGTAATACTCGAAGGCCTTGTCGGCGGTCAGCCCATGTTGCGTCTGCAGCCGCTCGATCAATCGCGCCCCTTGCTCGATTTGCCGCGACTCGACGGGCCTGGCCAGCGCCAATCGCAAGGCCCTGGCGATCTGACCGTCGAGCCCCTCGGCCACTTCGGACTTTACGCGCCGGCCCAGCGCCGCGGCCTGCTCGTGGGCGAATTCGCCATTGAGCATCGCTAGCGCCTGTGTCGGCTGAGTCGTGGCAAACCGCACCGCGCAACTGCCGTCGGTATCGCAAACATCGAACTCGGCCAGGATCGGCAAAACCAGCGACCGCTTGATGTGAATGTAAATGCTGCGCCGATTTTGCTCCTCGGGCGAAGAGTCACCCCAGCCATTGCCGGGGATCGACTGAGTCTGCAGCACTTCCTGCGACATCTTGGGGTACGTGCCTGGACCGAACATCTTCAAGTTCAATTGACCGGTGGCGGCGAGCATGGCGTCGCGAACCTCTTCGGCCCCCAGCCGGCGCATGTCGAAGCGCCACAAGAGATCATTCTCAGGATCCTTGGCCAGGGCTTGCGAATTCCCGGCCGACGACATGCGATAAGCGTTCGAGGTGACGATCAGCCGGTGCAGCGGCTTGAAATGCCAACCAAGATCGACGAACTCTGCCGCTAGCCAATCGAGCAGTTCCGGATGCGTGGGAGGATTTCCCAGGCTGCCAAAATTGCTCGACGAGCGGACCAAGCCGCGGCCGAAATGATGCTGC
This Pirellulales bacterium DNA region includes the following protein-coding sequences:
- a CDS encoding Ig-like domain repeat protein encodes the protein MRFQRRVKPRELHPVRAALALEPLESRRMLAVFAPLDGTDLAADILLASSNGDSSNTIQLGAGTYTMPASGAGNSSGTIANALVAPGALHIVGTSAADTIVTADAGSRVYQFVNQNVLLKDITIQGGYAFDGGVLGGGDALGGGILIDGGQVTLSNVIVKSNSAVGFSGFGGQNGSLAQAGGNGLDGGNAYGGGIYLAAGTLNLVNSTVENNRVKGGIGGYGGAGGWASASGATGAAGDNGDDGEFGDPSFETGEVGGRGGDGRSGQPGDDGEEPATEGAKGGDGGDGGDAGGGGIYVAGGQLTISHTTITANTATAGAGGAGGGGGGGERGGAGGHGGIGGDAGQGGFGGDAGGFNATDPMASTTAGTPAANGGAGGNGGRGAKGGDGGDGGDAGEGGDGGDGGSAQGGGIFVADGTVNLVQPTLTNNQVFGGAGGGGGFGNLGGDGGLGGHGGGGGSGGGGGPGGWAGGSFSYYHPIRWGQLGGVGGDGGAAGHGASAAPGGAGGGGADGADGGNGGDGGDGQGGAIFIAAGSVTFNGGGINSNSAAGGEGARGGEGGTGGGGGSGGDGGIGGGGGEGGGGGDGWDPQFRTGSHGGNGGRAMKGGAGGRGGSGGVGGTGGGGGNGGDAGAGGNGQGGGIYLAGGTLALTSVSLDADQVFAGAGDDGGDGGRGGSGGSGGSGGAAGLGSHGAGAIVTAQSGLTAAIRSSGDLSFSPAADRATRNGGRGGVGGAGGTVHKGTPGDGADGADGGTGADGGRGGDGASGGAGGNGGAGGSSGTALGAGIFLEGGALTFSPSLTITNSQGFAAAAGGGGGGGDGGDFGLHGTGGSAGQGGGLGTGGYPGHDWDYTAHGGTHVIASGKAGANGNKGATGASGLDGQDGNTGAQGGEGMFGIGGQASNAGIFILGGTITHAQATTPTVQVTSGTNPVGAGQDVTFTARVISNSGTSTGAVMFMDGTTILGTAQLTPVIAGVPQAVFTTQLRAGTHNVTAVYSGDLNFNPATSPPLTEQVADPPEVTSVIVAGTSWSSSFRNTLVTAGTGNGTGYEIPGGAAQLAPLGWGNVNQVQIAFNTDVTLSASSLSVTGDTSGAYAISGFTYSHTTHIATWTLARPLSHDTIHLALQSTGANGVDDSLANPLDGEWSDGASSYPSGDGFGGGDFNFALRILPGNANGDNIVNAQDLALVSSNWLKAGPTGDVNGDGIVNAQDLAIISSTWLSSLPAAPGGGANSLVQNATAVPSTSVATTPVTVIATVATTVESVILGPFDPSLLVSAGLREAGSEAARVVSSIASANSPSTGNSLVGPSEQSRVAPSAALVATTNNAVNVSAPEIVPTLESGGSRAIAWGPLDEWSATVDEELISLLAAAASRPR
- a CDS encoding tetratricopeptide repeat protein, yielding MSASNELLAAAIEMHRSGKLAAALPLYQAVLAQESDNADALHLLGVLHHQQGDQPKAIELIGRAVALRPSAYAFHANLAEAYRAQGQFERAIGCCRMALSMRSDYPEALCNLGASLQGLGKQAESIEHFRHALELWPDFAVAHNNLGIALRETDACDEALEHFRRAVELDPAFAPAQTNLGQMLLDRGDAEKALPHCQEAVRLQPNVAAMHHNLANALRGLERFVDARVAYFEALRLDPNLAMAHAHLGLTLVREDKPAEALQWLKKATELEPENASFWEYLAEAYDECEDPAQAIPCWRRVLELGEDRAGPHLALGWALQEEGKVDEAVEHYQAAVRLQPEGGMAPMSMAGVYEEQGKLPEAEAELREAIALQPTFALPHARLATLLRGKFSDADLAALEERIADEKIGNGPRARMFFGLAHVLDARGDFVRAAECLRQANALTLELNRTRREYSADEHRQFVDMVLTQFSSDFFSRLRGAGSDSLRPVFVFGLPRSGTTLTEQVLASHPAIHGAGELRHVRQSFESLPAATGHAGPPRECVARLTPTIIARIAEKHLQNLATLDGGQTPRIVDKMPDNYMYLGFLAALFPRATFIHCRRDLRDIAVSCWMTDFRSIRWANASEHLTTRFEQYRRLMEHWGSHLPRPVHHVDYEETVDDLEGVARRLIAACGLEWDPACLQFYTHKRVVRTASVTQVRQPVYRQSVARWKNYEADLADVFASLTPAAPADEASSKPG
- a CDS encoding DUF1501 domain-containing protein, encoding MANDIPHGSFCRRTRREFLWQAGGAFTSVALAGMLGRDGFLASQLRAADGVTPFANPLAPKPAHFAPKAKSVIFLFMYGGPSHVDTFDYKPILYKLDGQTIPVKTKGRGGSKNEGRVVGPKWTFKQYGQSGQWVSELFPHLSGHVDDIAFIKSMTADSPIHGSAMLQMNSGKILSGSPALGSWVNYGLGTVNENLPGFVVMLDPSGGPISGAKNWSSGYMPATYQGTLLRSKGAPILDLNLPEGMTQGVERDLLDALHTANSDHLAGHADNSNLAARIASYELAYKMQQYAPDAIDLGQETQQTLDMYGVNQERTRDFGRRCLLARRLVERGVRFIQLYSGGSHNDANWDAHGDLEKNHNFHAGNTDQPIAALLADLKQRGLLDETLIVWGGEFGRQPTAEYAKGTGRDHNAYGFTMWMAGGGIKGGQSVGTTDELGAAAVEHPFHVKHLHATILNQMGLDPNALSYFYGGLDQKLVGVEQVEPIRQII